A genomic segment from Acidobacteriota bacterium encodes:
- a CDS encoding ATP synthase F0 subunit C — MKKSKLVLLVALLLTLFAAPALAQDGAEGDGGGANLGLLGAAVGIGIAAAGGAIGQGRATGEACAGLARNPGAGGRIQIMLLIGLAFMESVVIYALVIALRGGGFF; from the coding sequence ATGAAGAAGTCAAAGCTCGTCCTTCTCGTGGCCCTGCTGCTCACCCTGTTTGCCGCTCCGGCATTGGCTCAGGACGGCGCAGAAGGCGACGGCGGCGGCGCCAATCTCGGCCTGCTGGGCGCCGCCGTGGGCATCGGTATTGCCGCGGCCGGCGGCGCGATCGGTCAGGGCCGCGCGACCGGCGAGGCCTGCGCGGGACTGGCGCGGAATCCGGGCGCGGGCGGCCGCATTCAGATCATGCTGCTGATCGGCCTGGCCTTCATGGAGTCGGTCGTCATCTACGCCCTCGTCATCGCGCTCCGCGGCGGCGGGTTCTTCTAG
- a CDS encoding BrnA antitoxin family protein, which yields MNESEHSTAQDFDPDTAPDLSREGWPEKFAKAPVRRGRPPLAKPKVSTTIRLSQDVIDHFRAGGRGWQTRINEALRDWIKRHDAA from the coding sequence ATGAACGAGAGCGAGCACTCTACGGCCCAAGACTTTGACCCGGACACCGCGCCGGACCTCTCCCGGGAGGGCTGGCCGGAGAAGTTCGCCAAAGCGCCCGTCCGCCGCGGCCGTCCGCCACTCGCGAAACCGAAGGTGTCGACCACCATTCGGCTGTCGCAGGACGTGATCGACCACTTCCGGGCCGGCGGTCGAGGCTGGCAGACGCGAATCAACGAAGCGCTTCGTGACTGGATCAAGCGGCACGACGCCGCGTGA
- a CDS encoding peptidoglycan DD-metalloendopeptidase family protein, with translation MRTEQLGRWAAGLLSAALAIFLGWLAIRPAATPIEVSAASGSVTDDDLAFALDPEALDQVPFPLEHVIRRGDTLDGVLRRAGVPEAELHQASAAVSEVLDPRKLRAREAFYSMVHRDEGLVGVTLPRRGSGVVVVERNGGDWTSRYRPYRRSHIRRLVHGELRGALESSIRRAGGPVSLAGSMARVLQWDLDFNRDLRVGDRFEILFDELLLDGQVQGVAAVHALRYQNRDRWLEAYSFAEEGSGVGGSNRYYDADGQPLRRQFLRSPLPYSRVTSRFSLSRFHPILKRRMPHYGIDYGAPVGTPVRATADGTVLSAGVRGGGGRTVRLRHPNGYLTAYLHLSGYARGIRSGARVDQGQVIGYVGSSGLSTGPHLDYRVQRNGRWINPATLVSEPVPPLADALLPAFFERRDALRHELEGGPGRDVRLGP, from the coding sequence GTGCGTACTGAACAACTTGGGCGTTGGGCCGCAGGTCTCCTGAGCGCCGCTCTGGCGATCTTCCTGGGCTGGCTCGCGATCCGCCCCGCGGCTACGCCCATTGAAGTGAGCGCCGCGTCAGGCAGCGTGACCGACGACGACCTCGCCTTCGCGCTCGACCCGGAGGCACTGGATCAGGTGCCCTTCCCGCTGGAGCACGTGATCCGGAGAGGCGACACCCTCGACGGGGTTCTGCGTCGAGCCGGCGTTCCGGAGGCGGAACTCCATCAGGCCAGCGCGGCGGTCAGCGAGGTGCTGGACCCCCGCAAGCTGCGCGCGCGCGAGGCCTTCTACTCGATGGTCCACCGCGACGAGGGACTCGTCGGCGTCACGCTGCCGCGCCGGGGCTCGGGCGTCGTCGTGGTCGAGCGGAACGGCGGCGACTGGACGAGTCGCTACCGGCCCTATCGACGCAGTCACATCCGGCGCCTGGTCCACGGCGAACTGCGCGGAGCCCTTGAGAGCTCGATTCGCCGCGCCGGCGGGCCTGTCTCTCTGGCCGGGAGCATGGCGAGGGTGCTGCAGTGGGACCTCGATTTCAATCGCGACCTGCGGGTCGGCGACCGTTTCGAGATCCTGTTCGACGAACTCCTCCTGGACGGGCAGGTCCAGGGTGTGGCTGCGGTCCACGCCCTGCGCTACCAGAACCGGGACCGTTGGCTCGAGGCCTACAGTTTCGCCGAGGAGGGAAGCGGTGTCGGTGGTTCCAACCGGTACTACGACGCCGATGGCCAGCCCCTGCGGCGGCAGTTCCTCCGTTCGCCGCTGCCGTACTCGAGAGTCACGTCCCGGTTTTCTCTGAGTCGCTTCCACCCGATCCTGAAGCGTCGCATGCCGCACTACGGCATCGACTACGGCGCGCCGGTCGGAACCCCGGTGCGGGCGACGGCGGATGGCACCGTCCTTTCGGCCGGTGTGCGCGGCGGAGGCGGCCGGACGGTCCGGCTGCGCCACCCGAACGGCTACCTGACGGCCTATCTGCACCTCTCCGGCTACGCGCGAGGCATTCGCTCCGGAGCGCGCGTCGATCAGGGCCAGGTCATCGGGTACGTCGGCTCCAGCGGTCTTTCAACCGGGCCGCATCTCGACTATCGCGTGCAGCGCAACGGCCGCTGGATCAACCCGGCGACTTTGGTGAGCGAACCCGTGCCGCCGCTGGCCGACGCCTTGCTGCCGGCCTTCTTCGAACGCCGGGACGCCTTGCGCCACGAACTGGAGGGCGGTCCGGGACGCGACGTTCGTTTGGGTCCCTAG
- a CDS encoding BrnT family toxin, which yields MRVEFDERKRAATLEARGLDLARATDVFRGATLTAQDDRWNYGEDRYITVGFLDDAMVVLVWTPRSDAYRIISMRKANERERALYGPRL from the coding sequence GTGCGAGTCGAGTTCGACGAGAGGAAGCGGGCGGCCACACTTGAAGCGAGGGGACTTGACTTGGCCCGCGCCACCGACGTGTTCCGTGGCGCAACGCTGACCGCACAGGATGACCGCTGGAACTACGGAGAGGACCGCTACATAACCGTCGGTTTCTTGGACGACGCGATGGTGGTTCTCGTCTGGACGCCCCGCAGCGATGCATACAGGATCATCAGCATGAGGAAGGCCAATGAACGAGAGCGAGCACTCTACGGCCCAAGACTTTGA
- the atpB gene encoding F0F1 ATP synthase subunit A, whose translation MAAGEHSILYEPVNAAWKFGVGLAGAEESLPPEVPDHVVMALFVFGVVTTLGVIVSNGLNRDDPGKVQQIVEIVLHWMRNLLEETIGEGGSRHLPLIASFAFFIFISNLSGSIFFLQPPTQNVNVTFALSITAWVLYHLFGLRRNGLRYFGHFVGPVLWLAPLFIPIEIISHAARVLSLGMRLFGNVFGEHLAAAAIFGLVPLALPLPIMALGLLAATLQTFIFIMLTTVYIAEAEASAH comes from the coding sequence ATGGCTGCCGGCGAACACTCCATCCTCTACGAGCCCGTGAACGCGGCCTGGAAGTTCGGCGTGGGTCTGGCGGGAGCCGAGGAGAGCCTGCCCCCCGAAGTGCCGGATCACGTCGTCATGGCGCTGTTCGTCTTCGGCGTCGTGACGACACTGGGGGTGATCGTGTCGAACGGACTGAACCGGGACGATCCGGGCAAGGTGCAACAGATCGTCGAGATTGTCCTCCACTGGATGCGAAACCTCCTCGAGGAGACGATCGGCGAGGGCGGCTCGCGACATCTGCCCCTGATCGCCTCCTTCGCCTTCTTCATCTTCATCAGCAACCTGTCGGGGTCCATCTTCTTCCTGCAGCCCCCGACCCAGAACGTCAACGTCACGTTCGCCCTCTCGATTACGGCCTGGGTGCTGTACCACCTGTTCGGCCTGCGCCGGAACGGACTGCGCTACTTCGGGCACTTCGTCGGCCCGGTCCTCTGGCTTGCCCCGCTGTTCATACCGATCGAGATCATCAGTCACGCAGCTCGCGTGCTCTCGCTCGGCATGCGGCTGTTCGGGAACGTCTTCGGCGAACACCTCGCCGCGGCCGCCATCTTCGGTCTGGTTCCCCTTGCGCTGCCGCTTCCGATCATGGCGCTCGGCCTCCTGGCCGCTACGCTGCAGACCTTCATCTTCATCATGTTGACCACCGTTTACATCGCCGAGGCTGAAGCGTCGGCACACTGA
- a CDS encoding sigma-70 family RNA polymerase sigma factor, with the protein MSAIADHNGGWNFEAEVLPFMDSLYSTAYRMSRNRQDAEDLLQETYLRAYKYYDKFQEGTNFKAWLFKILKNTFINRYRKRQRQPLKNSFDEIEGSFESKLLESPLTARGATPEEELMVDALDQDVQQALEALPEDYRTAVELADLQGLSYREIADQLGIPLGTVMSRLYRGRRKLEAVLLQYAREHGYIRSREPRKMRSRQQDAA; encoded by the coding sequence ATGAGCGCCATAGCCGATCACAACGGCGGCTGGAACTTCGAGGCCGAGGTGCTGCCCTTCATGGACAGTCTCTACAGCACGGCCTACCGGATGTCCCGCAATCGTCAGGACGCCGAGGATCTCCTGCAGGAGACCTACCTGCGGGCGTACAAGTACTACGACAAGTTCCAGGAGGGGACGAACTTCAAGGCCTGGTTGTTCAAGATCCTCAAGAACACGTTCATCAACCGCTACCGGAAGCGCCAGCGCCAGCCGCTCAAGAACTCCTTCGACGAGATCGAGGGCTCCTTCGAGTCGAAGCTCCTCGAGTCGCCGCTGACCGCGCGCGGCGCCACCCCGGAGGAAGAGCTGATGGTCGACGCGCTCGATCAGGATGTTCAGCAGGCTCTCGAGGCGCTTCCCGAGGACTACCGGACGGCGGTCGAACTGGCCGACCTGCAGGGACTGTCCTACCGGGAGATCGCGGATCAGCTCGGCATTCCACTGGGCACCGTGATGAGCCGGCTCTACCGGGGCAGGCGGAAGCTGGAGGCTGTCCTCCTCCAGTACGCCCGCGAGCACGGCTACATCCGCTCTCGAGAGCCAAGAAAGATGCGGTCGAGGCAGCAGGACGCGGCCTGA
- a CDS encoding AtpZ/AtpI family protein — translation MRLPIRLLDVAVIGLVFPVASVLGFLAGQTVGDWFDAPKIGAMIGFLFGVAAGFYNAYQTIQRVSADEEEDGFGGS, via the coding sequence ATGCGCCTGCCCATCCGTCTTCTCGACGTGGCGGTCATCGGTCTGGTCTTCCCGGTGGCCTCCGTTCTTGGCTTCCTGGCCGGCCAGACGGTCGGAGACTGGTTCGACGCGCCGAAGATCGGAGCGATGATCGGCTTCCTGTTTGGCGTCGCGGCGGGCTTCTACAATGCCTATCAGACAATCCAGCGAGTCAGCGCGGACGAGGAGGAAGATGGCTTCGGCGGCTCGTGA
- a CDS encoding cob(I)yrinic acid a,c-diamide adenosyltransferase has translation MPRITRVYTRTGDDGTTGLGVRVRVRKDDARVEAYGTVDELNSALGVVVASGPSAPVADSLRRVQQELFHLGSDLCVPPDDEAPSVPRIEQRHVEALEKTIDQLQEELEPLANFVLPGGCAAAAALHLARTICRRAERRLVTLAATEPVGAPALTYVNRLSDALFVMARYENLVSGESDVLWDSRA, from the coding sequence TTGCCCCGCATAACGCGCGTCTACACGCGGACCGGCGACGATGGAACGACCGGCCTGGGCGTTCGCGTCCGGGTTCGCAAGGACGACGCCCGCGTCGAAGCCTACGGCACGGTCGACGAGCTGAACTCGGCTTTGGGTGTCGTGGTGGCTTCCGGTCCCTCGGCTCCCGTTGCCGACAGCCTCCGCCGGGTTCAGCAGGAGCTGTTCCATCTCGGTTCGGATCTGTGCGTTCCGCCGGACGATGAGGCTCCTTCCGTGCCGCGCATCGAGCAGCGCCACGTCGAGGCCCTGGAGAAGACGATCGACCAGTTGCAGGAAGAGCTCGAGCCGCTCGCGAACTTCGTGCTGCCCGGTGGCTGCGCCGCGGCGGCCGCGCTGCACCTGGCCAGGACCATCTGCCGTCGGGCGGAGCGGCGGCTGGTAACGCTCGCCGCCACCGAGCCGGTCGGCGCGCCGGCCCTGACCTACGTCAACCGGCTATCCGACGCGCTCTTCGTCATGGCTCGCTACGAGAACCTGGTTAGCGGCGAGTCGGACGTGCTCTGGGACTCGAGGGCGTAG
- a CDS encoding VWA domain-containing protein: protein MSRSAAAWPPSCQAGLATVAMLVGLSSLWAATAAGAQEGGTEANDEPAASSSPTADRLSRRHADWLAEVSVLMTAEERDLFFQLTREYQREAFIRKFWQVRDPVPKTGRNEMRERWEERAAYARTNYGGLTDARSQVLLIHGEPHRIVQVRCTTTRIPAEVWVYQGSDRVRFNFLLLFVRARGLGEARVWAPGRGDIRGVVEGAKACINGHLLEDVIDQMRSLGHEYGSQLAHVLAKPRPRNEEWTAAFAAASTDLPPGASLFSADTDYDFLGRFQSRTVVEGRLRIDPAAIAVGEFAGYRSRDLVLVGEVIKDRELFESFRYKFGFPAPTGEQGAAGGPLLLPFQRYLRPGDYRLILRIEDVNGLRFFRGEQDVSVPRLSDLAPLPGGQPEGEQLLAEAARSVGTESVDIRLLKPAGEILSGLVRFDAVVEGEGVSAVSFLLDETAVLRKAHAPYSVELDLGDFPRPRTLRVEGVGENGEVLAWDELAINAGDHSFTVRLIEPRRGASYVSSLRARAEVELPEGATLDRLEFYLNENLSSTLYQEPFIQPIQLPPSTGVSYVRAVAHLRDGNTAEDLVFINSPGDIERVEVQFVELFVSVTDRRGRPLENLELPDFNVLEDGREQRVSRFERVVDLPIHVGVLIDNSASMRASLDITRRAALRFFEQAVSPRDRAAVITFNRFPQLAVRLTNDLRELGSGLAGLTAEGQTALYDSLIFSLYHLAGVTGQRAILLLTDGKDEVSRFSFDETLEYARRAGVTVYAIGLGIDEAGARRRLDRLSAQTGGQSYFVRDPELLDEIYANVQRELRSQYMLAYQSSNNRTDDGFRRIEVDVHRPGAQVKTMSGYYP, encoded by the coding sequence GTGAGCCGATCCGCGGCAGCATGGCCTCCGAGCTGCCAGGCCGGTCTTGCCACGGTGGCGATGCTGGTGGGACTCTCCAGCCTGTGGGCCGCCACCGCCGCCGGCGCGCAGGAAGGCGGGACGGAGGCGAACGACGAACCTGCAGCCTCGTCTTCCCCGACTGCCGACCGGCTGAGCAGGCGCCACGCCGACTGGCTGGCTGAGGTTTCGGTCCTCATGACGGCTGAGGAACGCGATCTCTTCTTCCAGCTCACTCGGGAGTACCAGCGGGAGGCCTTCATTCGGAAGTTCTGGCAAGTGCGTGATCCGGTGCCCAAAACCGGACGCAACGAGATGCGCGAGCGCTGGGAGGAGCGGGCGGCCTATGCCCGCACCAACTATGGGGGCCTGACGGACGCGCGCTCGCAGGTTCTGCTGATTCACGGCGAGCCTCACCGCATCGTCCAGGTCCGGTGCACCACGACACGCATACCGGCCGAGGTCTGGGTGTACCAGGGAAGCGACCGGGTCCGGTTCAACTTCCTGTTGCTCTTCGTCCGAGCGCGAGGCCTCGGAGAGGCTCGGGTCTGGGCGCCGGGCCGCGGCGACATCCGGGGCGTGGTTGAAGGGGCGAAGGCATGCATCAACGGCCACCTGCTCGAGGACGTCATCGACCAGATGCGCAGCCTGGGACACGAGTACGGGAGCCAGCTCGCACACGTGCTGGCGAAGCCGAGGCCTCGCAACGAAGAGTGGACGGCCGCGTTCGCGGCGGCCAGCACCGACCTGCCACCCGGCGCGTCCCTCTTCTCTGCCGACACCGACTACGACTTCCTCGGCCGGTTTCAGAGCCGTACGGTCGTCGAGGGACGGCTTCGCATCGATCCGGCCGCGATTGCCGTCGGCGAGTTCGCCGGCTACAGGTCGCGCGACTTGGTCCTGGTTGGCGAAGTCATCAAGGATCGTGAACTGTTCGAGTCGTTCCGCTACAAATTCGGCTTCCCCGCCCCCACCGGTGAACAGGGCGCGGCGGGCGGGCCCCTGCTGCTACCGTTTCAGCGCTATCTGCGGCCCGGCGACTACCGATTGATCCTGCGGATCGAGGACGTCAACGGCCTGCGGTTCTTCCGCGGCGAGCAGGACGTCAGCGTCCCCAGACTCTCCGACCTTGCGCCGCTGCCCGGAGGCCAACCGGAGGGCGAACAGTTGCTGGCAGAGGCCGCCCGAAGCGTGGGTACCGAGTCGGTCGACATCCGGTTGCTGAAGCCCGCGGGCGAGATCCTCTCCGGCCTCGTTCGCTTCGACGCGGTTGTCGAGGGCGAGGGAGTGTCGGCCGTCTCCTTCCTCCTCGACGAAACGGCGGTGCTCAGGAAGGCGCATGCGCCCTACAGCGTTGAGCTCGACCTCGGCGACTTCCCCCGGCCCCGTACCCTGCGGGTCGAAGGCGTCGGCGAGAACGGTGAGGTGCTGGCCTGGGACGAGCTGGCGATCAACGCCGGCGACCATAGCTTCACGGTCCGGCTGATCGAGCCCCGGCGCGGTGCGAGCTACGTCTCCAGCCTTCGTGCGCGGGCAGAGGTCGAGCTTCCGGAAGGAGCGACGCTGGATCGGCTCGAGTTCTACCTGAACGAGAACCTGTCCTCGACCCTCTACCAGGAGCCATTCATCCAGCCGATCCAGCTTCCGCCCTCCACCGGCGTGTCCTACGTGCGCGCCGTGGCTCACCTTCGCGACGGCAACACGGCGGAAGATCTCGTCTTCATCAACTCGCCCGGCGACATCGAACGCGTCGAGGTCCAGTTCGTGGAGCTGTTCGTCTCGGTCACGGATCGTCGCGGGCGGCCGCTCGAGAACCTGGAGCTCCCCGACTTCAACGTCCTCGAGGATGGTCGGGAGCAGCGCGTAAGCCGATTCGAGCGGGTCGTCGACCTCCCCATCCATGTAGGCGTCCTGATCGACAACTCCGCTTCCATGCGCGCCTCCCTCGACATCACGCGGCGCGCGGCGCTGAGGTTCTTCGAGCAGGCCGTGAGTCCGCGCGACCGGGCCGCCGTCATCACCTTCAACCGCTTTCCTCAACTGGCTGTCCGCCTGACCAACGACCTGCGGGAACTCGGTAGCGGGCTCGCCGGCCTGACCGCCGAGGGGCAGACCGCCCTCTACGACAGCCTGATCTTCAGCCTCTATCACCTCGCGGGCGTCACCGGTCAGCGCGCGATCCTGCTCCTGACGGACGGGAAGGACGAGGTCTCGCGCTTCTCTTTCGACGAGACTCTCGAGTACGCCCGCCGTGCCGGCGTCACGGTGTACGCCATCGGCCTCGGCATCGACGAAGCCGGTGCCAGGCGCCGGTTGGACAGGCTCAGCGCGCAAACCGGCGGGCAAAGCTACTTCGTCCGCGACCCGGAACTGCTCGACGAGATCTACGCCAACGTCCAGCGTGAGCTTCGCTCGCAGTACATGCTCGCCTACCAGTCCAGCAACAACCGAACCGATGACGGCTTCCGCCGTATCGAGGTGGACGTTCACCGACCCGGTGCCCAGGTCAAGACCATGAGCGGCTACTACCCCTAG